A window from Shewanella livingstonensis encodes these proteins:
- a CDS encoding acyltransferase: MSLLSKTKGSIAFLCYLINTIFWTIPILAFSVVKLIPIGICQKGCSYILDNCATAWISINTVIEAIFHPMCINVTGDQSFSEQEWYMVIANHQSWVDILILQRVFNRKIPFLKFFLKQELIFVPILGLAWWALDFPFMRRYSTSQLRKNPKLKGKDIEITRKACEKFKTKPVSIMNFVEGTRFTAAKHDKQASPFQHLLKPKAGGMAFALSAMGEHINKLVNVTIYYPDTVPTYWQYICGGLTEVRVNIKITDIPQDMRGDYMKDREFKIKFQEQLNQIWLDKDSQLQEIASQAKQEV; encoded by the coding sequence ATGTCGCTGCTTTCTAAAACCAAAGGTTCAATCGCATTCTTATGCTATTTAATTAATACCATTTTTTGGACCATCCCTATCTTGGCGTTCAGTGTTGTAAAGTTGATCCCAATTGGCATTTGCCAAAAAGGCTGTAGTTATATTCTCGATAACTGCGCAACAGCATGGATAAGCATTAATACCGTGATAGAAGCCATTTTTCATCCGATGTGCATTAACGTTACCGGCGATCAATCATTTTCTGAGCAAGAATGGTATATGGTTATTGCTAACCATCAGTCGTGGGTCGACATTCTGATTTTACAACGTGTATTTAACCGTAAAATTCCTTTTTTAAAGTTTTTTCTCAAACAAGAACTTATTTTTGTACCAATACTTGGCCTGGCTTGGTGGGCATTAGATTTTCCATTTATGCGCCGTTATAGCACGTCACAATTACGGAAAAACCCTAAATTAAAAGGTAAAGACATTGAAATTACTCGTAAAGCGTGCGAGAAATTTAAAACTAAGCCAGTGAGTATTATGAACTTTGTCGAAGGGACACGTTTTACTGCCGCTAAGCACGACAAGCAAGCGTCACCTTTTCAGCATCTTTTAAAACCCAAAGCTGGAGGAATGGCTTTTGCGCTATCGGCTATGGGTGAACATATTAATAAACTAGTGAATGTCACCATATATTATCCAGATACAGTACCAACTTATTGGCAATATATTTGTGGTGGATTGACTGAGGTTAGAGTAAATATCAAAATTACTGATATTCCTCAGGATATGCGTGGTGATTACATGAAAGATCGTGAATTTAAAATTAAATTCCAAGAACAGCTCAATCAAATCTGGCTCGATAAAGATTCGCAGCTACAAGAAATTGCCTCACAAGCAAAGCAAGAGGTGTAA
- a CDS encoding acyltransferase, with protein MLSFLPGPVLFIISLLLLIINTLVWSSLLTIGGVAKLLLPFLPARRLLTRIMNRFMWSWATCNGGILYLISNIEWDVKGLDKLDPNGWYLLVSNHVSGFDIAAQTYLLRNHIPMLKFFLKKELLYVPIMGLGCWALDMPFMDRTSAAKLKKNPKLKGKDLQTTRKACERFKHMPTSIINYVEGSRFTEEKRLRQNSPYRHLLRPKASGIAFTLSAMGEQFTGLLNITLVYPETSEKVLANVMHGRTKKVVMRVETLPVPKVDSQVYFSSPETRVEFQRWLNQLWIEKDQQIDDIIKAYQPQNPH; from the coding sequence ATGCTGTCTTTTTTACCAGGCCCAGTACTCTTTATTATCAGTCTGTTGTTATTGATCATCAATACGCTTGTATGGAGCTCATTGTTAACGATTGGCGGTGTCGCAAAATTATTACTGCCTTTTCTACCTGCTAGACGACTATTAACACGGATAATGAACCGTTTTATGTGGTCGTGGGCTACATGTAATGGCGGCATTTTATACTTAATTTCAAATATTGAATGGGACGTAAAAGGATTAGATAAGCTTGATCCTAACGGCTGGTATTTACTGGTTAGTAATCATGTTAGTGGCTTTGATATTGCTGCCCAAACATACTTATTGCGCAACCATATTCCAATGTTAAAGTTCTTTTTAAAAAAAGAACTACTGTATGTGCCAATAATGGGGTTGGGTTGCTGGGCTCTGGATATGCCATTTATGGATCGAACCAGTGCTGCTAAGCTGAAAAAAAATCCAAAGTTAAAAGGTAAAGATCTTCAAACGACTCGCAAAGCTTGCGAACGCTTTAAGCACATGCCCACATCGATTATTAATTATGTTGAAGGCAGTCGTTTTACCGAAGAAAAGCGTCTACGCCAGAATTCGCCTTATCGCCATTTACTCCGCCCTAAAGCCAGCGGCATTGCTTTTACACTCTCAGCAATGGGTGAGCAGTTTACTGGCCTATTAAATATTACATTGGTTTACCCTGAAACCTCGGAAAAAGTACTGGCTAATGTAATGCATGGACGTACCAAAAAAGTGGTAATGCGCGTTGAAACGCTACCTGTGCCGAAGGTAGATTCACAAGTTTACTTTTCAAGTCCGGAAACACGGGTCGAATTTCAGCGCTGGTTAAATCAGCTTTGGATTGAAAAAGATCAGCAAATTGATGACATAATAAAAGCTTATCAACCACAGAATCCGCATTAA